The following coding sequences lie in one Nonomuraea muscovyensis genomic window:
- the atpA gene encoding F0F1 ATP synthase subunit alpha produces the protein MAELTIRPDEIRDALERFVQAYEPEGAAREEIGTVVDCGDGIAHVSGLPSAMANELLEFEDGTRGLALNLDTREIGVVILGDFSKIEEGQTVRRTGEVLSVPVGDGFLGRVVDPLGNPLDGKGAIETEGVRALELQAPSVVQRQPVKEPLQTGIKAIDAMTPIGRGQRQLIIGDRGTGKTAVAVDTILNQRENWATGDPDKQVRCVYVAVGQKGSTIAQVKARLEEAGAMEYTTIVAAPASDPAGYKYIAPYTGSAIGQHWMYQGKHVLIVFDDLTKQADAYRAVSLLLRRPPGREAFPGDVFYLHSRLLERCAKLSADMGGGSMTGLPIIETKGNDVSAFIPTNVISITDGQCFLETDLFNAGVRPAINVGISVSRVGGSAQVKAMRKVAGTLKLSLSQYRDLEAFAAFASDLDAASRAQLDRGQRLVELLKQPQYSPFPVEKQVVSVWAGTTGELDEVPTEDVRRFEGEFLEYLQSSHKGIFDSIRETKELSDDTVTALKDAITEFKKGFTTSSGELLVKDEPVAPLGADEVGQEKIKKVVRPAEKK, from the coding sequence ATGGCGGAGCTTACGATCCGGCCGGACGAGATCCGGGACGCGCTTGAGCGCTTCGTCCAGGCGTACGAACCGGAAGGCGCCGCGCGCGAGGAGATCGGGACCGTCGTCGACTGTGGCGACGGCATCGCCCATGTCTCCGGCCTTCCCTCGGCGATGGCGAACGAGCTGCTCGAGTTCGAGGACGGCACGCGCGGTCTGGCCCTGAACCTCGACACCCGTGAGATCGGTGTCGTCATCCTGGGCGACTTCAGCAAGATCGAGGAGGGCCAGACGGTCCGCCGGACGGGCGAGGTCCTGTCCGTGCCCGTCGGTGACGGCTTCCTCGGCCGCGTGGTCGACCCGCTGGGCAACCCGCTCGACGGCAAGGGTGCCATCGAGACCGAGGGCGTGCGCGCCCTTGAGCTGCAGGCCCCCTCGGTCGTCCAGCGCCAGCCGGTGAAGGAGCCGCTGCAGACCGGCATCAAGGCGATCGACGCCATGACGCCGATCGGCCGCGGCCAGCGCCAGCTGATCATCGGTGACCGTGGCACCGGCAAGACCGCCGTGGCCGTGGACACCATCCTCAACCAGCGCGAGAACTGGGCCACCGGCGACCCCGACAAGCAGGTTCGCTGCGTCTACGTCGCGGTCGGCCAGAAGGGCTCGACGATCGCGCAGGTCAAGGCCCGCCTGGAGGAGGCGGGCGCGATGGAGTACACGACCATCGTCGCCGCCCCGGCCTCCGACCCGGCCGGTTACAAGTACATCGCCCCCTACACCGGTTCGGCCATCGGCCAGCACTGGATGTACCAGGGCAAGCACGTCCTCATCGTCTTCGACGACCTGACCAAGCAGGCCGACGCCTACCGCGCCGTCTCGCTGCTGCTGCGCCGCCCGCCGGGCCGTGAGGCTTTCCCGGGTGACGTGTTCTACCTTCACTCGCGGCTGCTGGAGCGCTGCGCGAAGCTGTCGGCCGACATGGGCGGCGGCTCGATGACCGGTCTGCCGATCATCGAGACCAAGGGCAACGACGTGTCGGCGTTCATCCCGACCAACGTCATCTCCATCACCGACGGTCAGTGCTTCCTGGAGACCGACCTGTTCAACGCCGGTGTGCGCCCGGCCATCAACGTCGGTATCTCGGTCTCCCGAGTCGGTGGCTCGGCGCAGGTCAAGGCCATGCGCAAGGTCGCGGGCACGCTCAAGCTGTCGCTGTCGCAGTACCGCGACCTGGAGGCGTTCGCCGCGTTCGCCTCCGACCTCGACGCCGCCTCCCGCGCCCAGCTGGACCGTGGTCAGCGTCTGGTCGAGCTCCTCAAGCAGCCGCAGTACTCCCCGTTCCCCGTCGAGAAGCAGGTCGTGTCGGTGTGGGCCGGCACCACCGGTGAGCTGGACGAGGTGCCGACCGAGGACGTCCGCCGGTTCGAGGGCGAGTTCCTCGAATACCTGCAGAGCTCGCACAAGGGCATCTTCGACTCCATCCGGGAGACCAAGGAGCTGTCCGACGACACGGTGACCGCCCTCAAGGACGCCATCACGGAGTTCAAGAAGGGCTTCACCACCTCCTCGGGTGAGCTGCTCGTCAAGGACGAGCCGGTCGCGCCGCTCGGCGCCGACGAGGTGGGCCAGGAGAAGATCAAGAAGGTCGTCCGCCCGGCGGAGAAGAAGTAG
- a CDS encoding F0F1 ATP synthase subunit gamma, whose product MGAQLRLLRRRINSVKSTAKITRAQELIASSRIVRAQQRMQAALPYEREITRAVTGVVSNAASVDHPLTVAKENPARAGVLIVTSDSGFCGGFNANVLREAEALRGLLEGRGLTVLPFVTGRKGVTWHSFRQREMGGSWVGFSRKPAYADAKEIADTLIESFKDDNGIDEIHIVSTEFVSMLSQNVVVRRILPLEVEETEVSESTAIPPYFEFEPTAGDVLESLLPRYVESRIFTALLQSAASEEAARRRAMKSATDNANELMRVLTQQMNQARQAEITQEISEIVGGANALADAAAGKE is encoded by the coding sequence ATGGGTGCCCAGCTAAGGCTGCTGCGGCGGCGGATCAACTCGGTCAAGTCGACCGCGAAGATCACGCGCGCCCAGGAGCTCATCGCCTCCTCGCGGATCGTGAGGGCGCAGCAGCGGATGCAGGCGGCGCTGCCGTACGAGCGCGAGATCACTCGCGCCGTCACCGGCGTCGTCAGCAACGCGGCGAGCGTCGACCATCCGCTGACCGTGGCGAAGGAGAACCCCGCCCGCGCGGGCGTGCTCATCGTCACCAGTGACAGCGGCTTCTGCGGTGGCTTCAACGCCAACGTGCTGCGCGAGGCCGAGGCCCTGCGCGGGCTGCTGGAGGGCCGCGGCCTGACCGTGCTGCCGTTCGTCACCGGGCGCAAGGGTGTCACCTGGCACTCCTTCCGCCAGCGGGAGATGGGCGGCAGCTGGGTGGGCTTCTCCCGGAAGCCCGCCTACGCCGACGCCAAGGAGATCGCCGACACGCTGATCGAGTCGTTCAAGGACGACAACGGCATCGACGAGATCCACATCGTGTCGACCGAGTTCGTCTCGATGCTCTCGCAGAACGTCGTGGTCCGTCGGATCCTCCCGCTGGAGGTCGAGGAGACCGAGGTCAGCGAGTCGACCGCGATCCCGCCGTACTTCGAGTTCGAGCCGACCGCCGGCGACGTCCTCGAGTCGCTGTTGCCGCGTTACGTGGAGTCACGCATCTTCACGGCGCTGCTGCAGTCCGCGGCCTCCGAGGAGGCCGCGCGGCGGCGCGCGATGAAGTCCGCGACCGACAACGCCAACGAGCTGATGCGGGTGCTGACCCAGCAGATGAACCAGGCTCGTCAGGCCGAGATCACCCAGGAAATCAGCGAGATCGTCGGTGGCGCCAACGCGCTCGCTGACGCCGCAGCGGGGAAAGAGTGA
- the atpD gene encoding F0F1 ATP synthase subunit beta → MTAEAVETVESAAAGTGRVARVTGAVVDVEFPVEAMPEIYNALKVEVTLGGETKTLTLEVAQHLGDNLVRAISMQPTDGLVRGQAVTDTGAPISVPVGDVVKGHVWNALGETLDVPTSSLQINERWGIHRPSPPFDQLESRTELLVTGIKVIDLLTPYVQGGKIGLFGGAGVGKTVLIQEMIRRVARNFGGTSCFAGVGERTREGNDLWLEMEEADVLKDTALVFGQMDEPPGTRLRVALSALTMAEYFRDVQKQDVLLFIDNIFRFTQAGSEVSTLLGRMPSAVGYQPTLADEMGVLQERITSTRGHSITSMQAIYVPADDITDPAPHNAFAHLDAQTVLSRPISEKGIYPAVDPLDSSSRILDPQIVGEEHYRVAQETKRILQKYRELQDIIAILGIDELSEEDKVTVQRARRIERFLSHPMYAAEAFTGQPGETVPLDETIASFKGLCAGEYDHLPEQAFFMVGGIDQAIAKAKELER, encoded by the coding sequence ATGACTGCAGAGGCTGTTGAGACTGTAGAAAGCGCCGCGGCAGGCACAGGCCGCGTCGCGCGCGTCACCGGCGCCGTCGTCGACGTGGAGTTCCCCGTCGAGGCGATGCCCGAGATCTATAACGCGCTCAAGGTCGAGGTGACCCTCGGCGGCGAGACCAAGACCCTGACCCTCGAGGTCGCCCAGCACCTGGGTGACAACCTCGTGCGGGCCATCTCCATGCAGCCCACCGACGGCCTGGTCCGCGGCCAGGCGGTCACCGACACCGGGGCGCCGATCTCGGTGCCGGTCGGCGACGTCGTCAAGGGCCACGTGTGGAACGCGCTGGGCGAGACGCTCGACGTGCCCACCTCCTCGCTCCAGATCAACGAGCGCTGGGGCATCCACCGGCCGTCGCCGCCGTTCGACCAGCTTGAGTCCCGCACCGAGCTGCTCGTCACCGGCATCAAGGTCATCGACCTGCTCACCCCGTACGTGCAGGGTGGCAAGATCGGTCTGTTCGGCGGCGCCGGCGTCGGCAAGACCGTTCTGATCCAGGAGATGATCCGCCGCGTCGCCCGCAACTTCGGTGGCACCTCGTGCTTCGCCGGTGTGGGCGAGCGCACCCGCGAGGGCAACGACCTCTGGCTGGAGATGGAGGAGGCCGACGTCCTCAAGGACACCGCGCTGGTGTTCGGCCAGATGGACGAGCCGCCGGGCACCCGTCTGCGGGTCGCCCTGTCGGCGCTGACCATGGCCGAGTACTTCCGCGACGTCCAGAAGCAGGACGTGCTGCTCTTCATCGACAACATCTTCCGCTTCACGCAGGCCGGTTCCGAGGTCTCCACGCTGCTCGGCCGTATGCCGTCCGCCGTGGGTTACCAGCCGACGCTGGCCGACGAGATGGGTGTACTCCAGGAGCGCATCACCTCGACGCGCGGTCACTCGATCACCTCCATGCAGGCGATCTACGTGCCCGCCGACGACATCACCGACCCGGCCCCGCACAACGCGTTCGCGCACCTCGACGCGCAGACCGTTCTGTCGCGGCCGATCTCGGAGAAGGGCATCTACCCGGCGGTGGACCCGCTCGACTCCTCCTCCCGGATCCTCGACCCGCAGATCGTGGGCGAGGAGCACTACCGGGTGGCCCAGGAGACCAAGCGGATCCTGCAGAAGTACCGCGAGCTCCAGGACATCATCGCCATCCTCGGTATCGACGAGCTCTCCGAGGAGGACAAGGTCACCGTCCAGCGGGCCCGCCGCATCGAGCGCTTCCTGTCGCACCCGATGTACGCGGCCGAGGCCTTCACCGGCCAGCCGGGCGAGACCGTTCCGCTGGACGAGACCATCGCCTCGTTCAAGGGCCTGTGCGCCGGCGAGTACGACCACCTGCCCGAGCAGGCGTTCTTCATGGTCGGCGGCATCGACCAGGCCATCGCCAAGGCCAAGGAACTCGAGCGCTAA
- a CDS encoding F0F1 ATP synthase subunit epsilon, giving the protein MAKLRVGVVSPEREIWSGEADMVIAKTVDGEIGIMPQHAPVLGVLVEGGVLRVKREGAGDLVAAVHGGFISVADDEVSVLAEVAELGSEVDVAAARDALDRAQASIEANQEDADAAVEAKRARARLRAAGEEV; this is encoded by the coding sequence GTGGCGAAGCTACGCGTAGGGGTTGTCTCACCCGAGCGTGAGATCTGGTCCGGCGAGGCCGACATGGTGATTGCCAAGACCGTGGACGGCGAGATCGGTATTATGCCGCAACACGCACCCGTCCTCGGGGTCCTCGTCGAGGGTGGCGTGCTGCGGGTGAAGCGCGAGGGTGCGGGCGACCTCGTCGCGGCGGTGCACGGTGGGTTCATCTCCGTGGCCGACGACGAGGTGTCGGTGCTCGCGGAGGTCGCCGAGCTCGGCTCGGAGGTCGACGTGGCGGCCGCTCGTGACGCTCTCGACCGCGCTCAGGCCTCCATCGAGGCCAACCAGGAGGACGCCGACGCGGCGGTCGAGGCCAAGCGAGCCAGGGCCCGGCTGCGCGCGGCAGGCGAAGAGGTCTGA
- a CDS encoding DUF2550 domain-containing protein translates to MVVAATILICVLLAAALVVLRGLALARSRGSVPCRLRVRDQGWRSGVARYADGELHWIPLIGVRLRPRHAIARRGLVVSSRRELDGGLYAIDCGGTTRDISLAMSADALTGFLSWLEAAPPSAYLDVA, encoded by the coding sequence ATGGTGGTGGCAGCGACGATTCTCATCTGTGTGCTGCTGGCCGCCGCCCTGGTGGTCCTGCGAGGACTCGCCCTGGCCCGCTCGCGCGGCAGCGTCCCCTGTCGGCTGCGCGTACGCGACCAGGGCTGGCGCAGCGGGGTAGCCCGCTACGCCGACGGGGAGCTCCACTGGATTCCGCTCATAGGTGTGCGACTGAGGCCGCGCCACGCGATCGCGAGGCGCGGCCTCGTCGTTTCGTCACGGCGCGAGCTGGACGGCGGGCTCTACGCGATCGACTGCGGGGGCACGACGCGCGACATCTCCCTCGCGATGAGCGCCGACGCGCTCACGGGCTTCCTCTCCTGGCTCGAAGCCGCGCCCCCGAGCGCATACCTCGACGTCGCTTGA
- a CDS encoding cob(I)yrinic acid a,c-diamide adenosyltransferase — translation MTRQDKDKPVVLSRIYTRTGDDGTTTLGDMSRTAKTDTRLAAYADVEEANAHLGLALSHGTLPAELAEMLTRVQNELFDVGADLCTPVVADPEFPPLRVEQSYIDWLEEQCDRFNAELKPLRSFILPGGDPATAALHLARVTVRRAERSTWAALEAHDDMNPLTATYLNRLSDLLFIACRVAHAGDEILWRPGGTR, via the coding sequence ATGACGCGCCAGGACAAGGACAAGCCGGTCGTGCTCTCCCGCATCTACACCCGCACCGGCGACGACGGGACGACGACGCTGGGCGACATGAGCCGCACCGCCAAGACCGACACCCGGCTGGCCGCCTACGCCGACGTCGAGGAGGCCAATGCCCACCTCGGGCTCGCCCTGTCCCACGGCACGCTGCCCGCCGAGCTGGCCGAGATGCTGACGCGGGTGCAGAACGAGCTGTTCGACGTGGGCGCCGACCTGTGCACGCCGGTGGTCGCCGATCCGGAGTTCCCGCCGCTGCGGGTGGAGCAGTCGTACATCGACTGGCTGGAGGAGCAGTGCGACCGGTTCAACGCCGAGCTGAAGCCGCTGCGCAGCTTCATCCTGCCGGGCGGTGACCCGGCGACGGCCGCGCTGCACCTGGCCCGGGTGACGGTCCGCCGGGCCGAACGCTCGACCTGGGCGGCCCTGGAGGCCCACGACGACATGAACCCGCTGACGGCCACCTACCTCAACCGGCTCTCGGACCTGCTCTTCATCGCCTGCCGGGTCGCACACGCGGGCGACGAGATCCTCTGGCGCCCGGGCGGCACCCGCTAG